The following is a genomic window from Salinibacterium sp. UTAS2018.
AAGTTGAGCCTACTTTCTTGGGCTGGATGTCTCATACAACGCACACTGCACGTACTGTGTTCCCTCAATCACTGGGCATATGCTGAACGAATGCCTTATGACGCTTCTGACATCCGTTACGACTCCACCGAATATCACCGCGTAGGCCGCAGTGGCCTCAAGCTCCCTGCAATTTCATTGGGACTGTGGAATAACTTCGGTGATGACCGCCCTCGCGCAACACAGCGCGCCATTCTTCGCCGCGCTTTCGATCTCGGCATCACTCACTTCGATCTGGCCAATAACTACGGCCCCGAAATCGGCGCCGCCGAGCGCAACTTTGGCGAGATTTTCGCCGACGATTTCGTCCCCTACCGCGACGAAATGATCGTCTCGACGAAGGCCGGCTTCGACATGGGCCCGGGCCCGTACCAAGACTTCGGTTCGCGCAAGTACTTGATCTCCTCGCTCGACGCCAGCCTCGACCGCATGGGTCTCGACTACGTCGACATTTACTACCACCACCGCCCCGACCCCGAGACCCCCATCGAAGAAACCATGGGCGCCCTCGCGACTGCCGTGAACTCGGGCAAAGCGCTCTACGTCGGCGTCTCTAGCTACAACCCCGAGCAGACCCTTGCTGCTCACGACGCTCTCGCCGAGTACGGCATCCCGCTCACGATTCACCAGCCGCGCTACAACATGTTCGATCGCCACATCGAAGACGGGCTCTTCCCGGTACTCGACCAGATCGGCGCGGGCAGCATTGTGTTTTCGCCGCTCGCGCAGGGACTGCTGACTGATCGCTATATGGATGGCACCATCCCCGATGGCTCGCGTGCCTCTGAGGGCCGCTGGCTTCAGCCCGGTCCGCTCAGCGACACGTATCTGCAGCGCGTGCGCGCCCTCAACGAGATCGCGCAGAGCCGCGGTCAAAGCCTTGCGCAGCTCGCGCTCACGTGGGTGCTGCGGCATCCACAGGTGACCTCTGCTTTGGTAGGCGCGAGCAGTGTCGCCCAACTCGAGAACAACTTCGCCGCTCTCGAAGGGCCGGCGCTGACGGATGACGAACTCGCCGCGATCGACCCGCTTGCGGTCGACGGTACGGCTCTTCGCTAGCCACACGAGCACCTCGACGGGGCCGGATTTCGCGCAGTAGCGCGGGGGCCGGCCTTTGTCGTTGCAGCAGTCTCCTAGCGCGCGCATCAGAATGTCAGTGTTCGAACATATATTCGAATCATTAGAAATTCGTGCTCACCAGCTGAAGGAGC
Proteins encoded in this region:
- a CDS encoding aldo/keto reductase gives rise to the protein MPYDASDIRYDSTEYHRVGRSGLKLPAISLGLWNNFGDDRPRATQRAILRRAFDLGITHFDLANNYGPEIGAAERNFGEIFADDFVPYRDEMIVSTKAGFDMGPGPYQDFGSRKYLISSLDASLDRMGLDYVDIYYHHRPDPETPIEETMGALATAVNSGKALYVGVSSYNPEQTLAAHDALAEYGIPLTIHQPRYNMFDRHIEDGLFPVLDQIGAGSIVFSPLAQGLLTDRYMDGTIPDGSRASEGRWLQPGPLSDTYLQRVRALNEIAQSRGQSLAQLALTWVLRHPQVTSALVGASSVAQLENNFAALEGPALTDDELAAIDPLAVDGTALR